The Macrobrachium nipponense isolate FS-2020 chromosome 1, ASM1510439v2, whole genome shotgun sequence genome includes a window with the following:
- the LOC135219989 gene encoding zinc finger protein 865-like isoform X4, producing MMGSDQYCLKWNNHWTNLIRVFNSLLQSETFVDVTLACEGRHLKAHRLVLSACSPYFKELLVAHPDKHPIVILKDVRYSELRTLIEFIYNGEVSVEQHDLAALLCTARELQIKGLADNRLPGDPSPLQPPLPPPPPPPPPFTRDSDESSSHFTTTTTTTSPSTNTTNSATPPAQSNTKSSSKSPKGPVGSEDRPPPPLLTALHPDLPVSASSLLPAFRSRPTSRDSSPVHKRRRLSTGGSDEGSETCETNNDSARPDTPNGHVSSQEQNTTELITAVAGPSGLSQAETCSREDADRPVPSITKISGGQTTITPTEPRSSTHSEEDSNDDRGPMTIQSPEVIIEEGEVGVETTGPPSSVPSPTLTASGLSGASLTPAGLAGPLTTGGPLPPQVAFLQQALTLGYHPLQHYFPPGILDQQQHTGVSPPKDLMHFLDVIKAIPPGARLPIGLSGPSGVAGSSGLGLGLPGVGAAAAAAAAAAVASVATSTAGREKNVGGSITCHICAMILPSPHHLEEHIRIHEEEKPYKCDQCGQRYKYQSAFQRHQEQNHTAKLPGEKPFRCDVCGQCFKYHKSFAKHRTNHDALDRIMKSETEEGRQVLKSLQESYLHRLLINESSKSESEASITLKEECLDPPPEEDADRPSTSQPPPTTFGAALLQAVNRENGVRKYEEGETEDGEIDGEEEEGEVEEEENKGKFVYCVKCKLTFRDVASFEGHCQGSADCSLDTLREVRVNDGPGLSCPPSIASSPQASPRQSPGFAFAGPPRSPLPASTPLALPSPPATTTPTGGLPPSSSIAFSTATANITTITPGTSTPPGPNNLFKFDSRGALILPQPPLPPATDARVDEERPFKCQFCQKGFKGRENLKLHIRTHTGEKPYNCGVCGKAFGGRSDMNRHLRIHTGEKPYPCKVCGKKFARADYLSKHITTHLGIPFAKPVHSLQQSLQNLENMQNLQNLHKLQNSMSTNE from the exons ATGATGGGAAGTGACCAGTATTGCCTCAAGTGGAACAATCACTGGACCAACCTGATCCGTGTCTTCAACTCCCTTCTGCAGTCTGAAACCTTTGTAGATGTAACGTTGGCATGTGAGGGGCGCCACTTGAAGGCCCACCGTTTGGTGTTGTCTGCCTGTTCCCCTTACTTTAAGGAGTTGCTGGTGGCTCATCCTGATAAACATCCCATAGTCATATTAAAAGATGTACGCTACTCAGAGCTCCGAACTCTCATTGAGTTTATATATAATGGAGAGGTGTCAGTGGAACAACATGATCTGGCTGCACTTTTGTGCACTGCGAGAGAGCTTCAGATAAAGGGTCTTGCAGATAACAGATTGCCTGGAGATCCCTCTCCTTTACAGCCACCacttccaccaccaccaccaccaccacctccttttACCAGGGATAGTGATGAATCCTCAAGTCATtttactactaccaccactacaACTTCTCCATCCACTAACACCACAAATTCTGCTACTCCACCAGCTCAATCCAATACCAAGAGTAGCAGCAAAAGTCCAAAGGGACCTGTGGGGTCAGAGGATAGACCTCCACCTCCTCTGCTAACAGCTTTACATCCAGATTTACCTGTATCTGCTTCCTCTCTACTCCCAGCGTTCCGCTCAAGACCAACATCACGTGATTCTTCCCCGGTCCATAAAAGACGAAGGCTGTCTACAGGTGGTAGCGATGAGGGATCTGAAACATGTGAAACAAATAATGATTCAGCACGACCAGACACACCAAATGGCCACGTATCATCCCAAGAACAAAATACCACTGAGCTCATCACAGCAGTAGCAGGACCATCTGGTCTAAGTCAAGCTGAAACTTGTAGTAGAGAG GATGCCGACCGGCCAGTACCGTCCATAACTAAAATATCCGGAGGCCAAACCACTATAACCCCTACTGAGCCCAGATCTTCTACTCATTCGGAGGAAGATAGTAATGATGATCGAGGACCCATG ACAATCCAGTCACCTGAAGTGATCATAGAGGAAGGGGAAGTGGGTGTTGAAACTACTGGACCCCCATCATCTGTACCTTCACCAACATTAACAGCAAGTGGCTTAAGTGGTGCCAGTCTTACTCCTGCAGGTCTTGCAGGCCCTCTAACCACTGGTGGACCTCTTCCTCCACAAGTAGCATTCCTGCAGCAAGCTTTGACCCTGGGTTATCATCCTTTACAGCATTACTTTCCTCCAGGAATTCTAGATCAACAACAACACACTGGAGTGTCACCACCCAAAGATTTAATGCACTTCCTTGATGTTATTAAAGCGATACCACCAGGGGCTAGGTTGCCCATCGGTTTAAGTGGTCCATCTGGGGTTGCAGGATCATCAGGTCTTGGGCTAGGATTGCCGGGTGtgggggcagcagcagcagcagcggcagcagcagcagttgcgTCGGTTGCTACGTCAACAGCTGGTAGGGAGAAAAATGTAGGAGGGAGTATCACATGTCACATATGTGCGATGATTCTTCCTTCCCCCCATCACTTAGAGGAACACATAAGAATCCATGAGGAGGAAAAGCCGtacaagtgtgatcagtgtggcCAGCGTTATAAATACCAGTCTGCTTTTCAACGTCATCAGGAGCAGAACCACACTGCTAAGTTACCTGGTGAGAAGCCATTCCGTTGTGATGTATGTGGTCAGTGTTTCAAGTATCACAAGAGTTTTGCTAAACATAGAACCAACCATGATGCTTTAGATCGAATCATGAAATCAGAGACTGAAGAGGGACGTCAAGTTCTGAAAAGTCTCCAAGAATCCTACCTCCATAGACTTCTTATAAATGAATCCTCAAAGAGTGAATCTGAAGcatcaataactttaaaagaaGAGTGCTTAGACCCACCCCCAGAGGAGGATGCCGATCGGCCGTCCACATCCCAGCCCCCACCCACCACATTTGGTGCTGCCCTTCTTCAAGCAGTTAACCGTGAAAATGGCGTTAGAAAATATGAGGAGGGTGAAACTGAAGATGGTGAAATAGatggagaagaggaggaaggtgaagtagaagaagaagaaaataaaggaaaatttgtTTATTGTGTTAAGTGCAAGTTGACATTCCGTGACGTGGCCAGTTTTGAAGGCCATTGCCAGGGGTCAGCAGACTGTTCACTTGATACTTTGCGTGAGGTACGTGTTAATGATGGGCCAGGTCTTTCATGTCCACCAAGTATAGCTTCTTCACCACAAGCTTCCCCTAGACAGTCACCAGGTTTTGCTTTTGCAGGACCTCCTCGCTCTCCCCTTCCAGCATCGACCCCATTGGCTTTACCCTCACCTCCTGCTACCACAACTCCTACTGGTGGCCTTCCTCCGTCCTCATCTATTGCATTCAGCACAGCCACCGCCAATATTACCACTATTACACCCGGGACCAGTACTCCCCCTGGCCCAAATAACTTATTCAAATTTGATTCAAGGGGAGCCCTCATACTTCCGCAGCCACCTCTTCCTCCTGCTACAGATGCACGGGTGGATGAGGAACGCCCATTCAAATGCCAGTTCTGTCAGAAGGGTTTCAAAGGGCGTGAAAACTTGAAACTTCACATTCGCACCCACACAGGAGAAAAGCCATACAACTGTGGAGTGTGTGGAAAGGCTTTTGGAGGTCGCTCGGATATGAATCGTCATTTGCGTATTCACACTGGGGAGAAACCTTACCCATGCAAAGTGTGTGGAAAGAAGTTTGCCCGAGCTGATTACCTCTCCAAGCACATCACCACCCACCTTGGGATCCCATTCGCCAAGCCAGTGCATAGTTTGCAGCAAAGTCTTCAAAATTTAGAAAATATGCAAAACTTACAAAATCTACATAAGTTACAAAATAGCATGTCTACGAATGAATAA